In the genome of Lathyrus oleraceus cultivar Zhongwan6 chromosome 4, CAAS_Psat_ZW6_1.0, whole genome shotgun sequence, the window gaatgggcgctcatttatcggggcgagcgacgacattcttgaccaaccccaagcttgaagcaaatacgcacatgaaaaaaaatatAGGTATTCTTTTTTGTAGTTCTatacattgcactatatagatgggccaatacagctgaaccctaactataagtgtttaccttattaatgttgcgtaataaaggtaaatacattatatttacaaaattacctgtactttctggaaacaaaaaattatcaaataaaatcataatataacaccaagcttttattattttctcatactcggttgaatcgtcgggaattactatactggcataatattgtttaaggtattttaaacttataccttgcccccttgcttgaccggacgtgtctccctcagtttcgtcgtctagcaaatgggcacccaataattcattgcagatattgttgtcttggttaactcgaTCATTCACTGCCTTTACATatatacggagacccaacaacatgtacacgtcctcaagtgtgacggtacactcaccaatcggaaggtgaaatgtgtgggtctcgggtctccacctctccaacaaagttagaatgaacttgtagtccaccgagtacgaaacaatgttgagtatatttccaaatccacatcctctaatatatggttctattaaaggatcgtggggtacatattcatgtacacgacatctaaaccgcttcggatcctaataataaaaaagtaagaaaatgcaattatagatgaatgagtgagtaggtttgcaacctaagatgaatgtgattggttgcatggaatGGCAAGAGAAGACAAGGGAATGAAAAACTTCAGAAAGCCTGTGAGAGATAGCATGTGAGGAATCTCTTCTAGGCGCATGTGAAGAATCAACATGTAAGGGAAGATGCGCCATTCCtcttggcgcctacatgtgattcttcacatgcaaggaagaggctcccttcctcttggcgccttagtgtagggcaatgggaaggggcgcccttcctagtggcgcaTAAGACCAATTTTTGTGAAGAGGCACCCATCCTTTTGGCGCCCTagttactttatggcgcctagggaatgggcgcctaggtGGGAATCTCAGGGCTCAGgcgcatgtgtgttcttgtcactcttttctctgcatggttgattctttctactacatgcatggtcaagtttgtacaaacaatgaccaagttatcaatgcaacgaCCAAGTTAGCAATGAAACATTATTTATGTTGTGTggatgaacaacttagcaatgcattcaattcccttaaagatatctacatatttaatatttcaacaaaatgtcttccacacaacattacatgatcagtgcccatgtcgaaggtgaaatatttgatcatcagttgttcggtttttgttttcgaaacacagaggtaactcggtttacaataaatcgacgatcaaatttttcacatctgaaacaaagaatagaaaagaaattgcaatgcagtaatgtgggccaaatcatctataaaaatccggtttggtttgtagaaaaccaggttaaattttatcagaagaagattcgagatgatgatgatattcagcatatgtttgtcagtcacgaacaatctggttacaacgatatagagttgtatatattaccacatcaacaacaggtgtctctgtacattgatcagtcacaagtgttttgtgagactgatgacggacaagctgaggtgaatgttctagatgacaaagaagaagaatctgagatcatggttgattcgatggtgaacgctgaagaggaagaggagccaataccaacaagttatgtatactgcccaccccaacagatgacaaggttaaatttgggttcagatgaacctttagcagatgtatggtacaatccttacgtgcagatgcaaggatctttgaaacaaggagacacatttcgcacaaaagaggaatgtgtaagagccattaagaaattccacatgcaactatcagctgatttcagagttgacagaactgacgcatcgaggtataaagtttattgtccgaattagcactgcctttttatgttgtcagcttcgtaccggaagaggagcgagtcttgggagattggatcaatgggtccagatcacacatgcatgctgacaaacccaatccaggatcatcgtaaattaagctctcagctaatatgtgATGAAATATTATCTGTTATTAGCGACAATCCATCATTAAAGgcgagtacactccatcatataggaaggcatggatagctaggacaaaatctattgaaaaagtgtttggcaattgggaggagtcttacaaacaacttccaaaatacttgttggctctaaaacaatatgctcccgGAACAATTGTCAAGCTGGAAACAAATTGTCCGcctatacaccagatggtacgtgtgctgttggaaataaaatatttcaccgtctattctgggtgtatcaaccaggtatcataggtttttctttctgtaaaccaattatacaaactgatggtacatggttgtacggaaaatacaaaggaacgttactgatggtagtggcacaagatgggaacatcaatattttttcaatcgtctttgccctagttgaaggggagactgctgagggatgaagttttttcctaagaaatctctgattgcacgttgcacctcagcctaacttatgtttgatctccgacagacacccttcaatcatcagtgcatataataacattgacaacggctggcaaaatcctccttcgacgcatgtgttatgtaatagacatattgctcagaatttcatgcgggaaatcaaagataagacgttgcggaagaaggttgtcaatgcaggttacgcattatcagaaccttctttcaaacactaccgcaaggaaataagattgtcaaacgaagatgcgGTACGGTGGATCCATGGTATTCctttggagaagtggactagggcatacgacaacggtcaacgttggggccacatgacaacaaatcttgtggaatcaatgaactctgtcttcaaaggcatccgtaacctaccaataatcgctttggtgcatgctacatatttcaggctaagggcgttgtttgaaaccagacgcttaaaatggagttcagtgttgcaatctggacagttgttcagtgatgcttcgatgaaattcatcagacatgaagctgccaaagcaaacacacatgtggttacggtctttgaccgaagtaaaggttggtttagtgttgtcgagtccatggatcacaatgagggcatgccgatgggacagtacagagtcgaactagatagaggttagtgcgactgcagaaagttccaagcctttcgtacccccgCTCCCATGTCcttgcggcatgctcaaaggttcgaagggatccatcatacttgttatctgaagtttacaaaatcgtcagtctttcaaatgtttataaaattagttttttcgtagtggcaaaagaggattattggccagaatatcaaggggacatcgtctggcacaacgaagttatgcgaaggaagaaaaagggtcgcccaaacagcatccgaattcgaaccgaaatggatacggcgaacaaaatggttagactatgtagttcatgccgtcaactaggtcacaatcgtaataactgtcctagtgttagaatgagcacaaccagataaatttacatgtacctctattgcaatatatgaaaaattaaatttatttcatattagacgtctgtCACGAAAGTACCATTGCATAAACAGTAACACAtataattataacaaatacaagaactatgcaattacaaccagcaaaacaattttgaacatgtaatgcatcatcctacgagcgtcttggtctGTCTTAATATCCACCAATTCGCGTAATTCTCCgtgttggttgaacgtggacacaagccattgtattcttctaatccgttcaccctctccaatttctccctctaaccaactgtacaacgtccgattaagacgttcaaacatatttgtgttccaaagtcgaatctgtaccggagccgcaacggcagaaaatattacatcagcactttgtttttgaatgtatgcagacattgttgaaacagggaaaattgaaattgatggtggttgaattgtattaggagatgagtttgagtgaaaaatattgcatccaatgcgtggtatttatagagacggacAAAACATGTGGGCGCTTGAGGGATTGACGCCCACATGACCATCACATGCAGCCAGATGAATTAGCGCCCACACAACCAAATGCACctaggcgccactagcattgacgcctcctcatgaggcccaatgcaggcgccactagtattggcgcctcctcatgaggagcgcaatgcatgcgccaatgctagtggcgcctcctcgtgaggagcgcaatgcatgcgccaatgctattgacgcctcctctttaTGCATTGGGGGTGCCCcagttcatctgacgcatcctctaccaaacctggttattttgataatttttttaaataattagttattttgaaaaaaaaataaaaataattattattttgaaaaaaaattccaaacttttacctacttcctcttcaagaacacccATATTAATCCTATTTGAATCTGCTCAAACTTCAACAAAATTCAAGAAACCGATATCCTGAATTTCACAAAACTCCCAATATCTTTATATCTGAGTACAATTATCGTACTATGTAATCAAGCTTCATGTTAATCCTATTCATAGAGGATATGAACTCTACTATTTTCATTAACTTGTGCCAtaagacaatgattcaattaGTAAAAAATATGAGCATACAAAAGTATATAGACAATCATGAATATGGTATCTATCGGTTATATATAACTGTCAACTGAATATGGTTTCAGAGTTATAGATATATCCAAAACCAACAATGCTTAAAACCAACAGTACAACAGTAACAATTGACCCCAAACTCCATATAATATAACTATACTTAATCCGATTCAAAGCCATAATTCAGAAAGAAAGGAAATAGCATAACAATAACCAATTTCTTTTTCTACATATCATTACAATGACATTCAAGATTAGCCCATGGTTCAAAAAGTTACAGAATAATTAAACCTATAATTTAAAGCCTAGTGTCGAGGGTGAGGCACAAATTGGTATTATTCTCCAGCTCAGCCAAGTGATTATGCATGAAAAGGATACCACATTTTCTCTGGGAGAAGCAATTTAAGCATTCTAAGAGAAACTTGAGAAATACTCATCAATCTGCATAAAAATGCTCAGTAGACATCAAAGAGTAAAGGTAATCAGAAGAACTGTTACCCATGGTTTTAAACTGCTTTCCACAAGAACGGCGACAGTAATTGTGACTACAAGTCTACAACCTATGCTTTTCAAGATCTCAACAACCACATCAAATCCAGCTATATCTGACTACAATATTCTACATATCAAATATCATAACATAACCACCACAACTGTAATTAAAAACCTTACTTATATGATAACAAGATGTGCATAAAGTAAACCAGGGTGTTACAATTTGATTACATTACATGTTTTAACtgaaccaaaataaaaaacataacGAACAGGCTTTTCCTTTCTGTTTTACAGGTAAACCGAATGCTAAATTAAGCCGATAAATAAGAGACTCGTCTGTCATCATTCATTAACTATGAAAATATGGAATACACAAAAATGCTCATCACCAATTCACCACCACTATCACTAATTACTACCACAATAACTAATAACTAACATGTGCTTGTGATCAAAACCATAAACACATCCAACCAAGCCAACAACATATAAACAATTTCATCAATTACACCATATCttgataaaaacaaaaaattgcCATTTAGATCTATGAAACACTGGCACATATATAGACACGACACACAGGACTAGTTGAATAATGCGGTAATGCGGAATACCAAACACACACCTTCAATCTGAAGTGTCAATGCTACATAGTcatgatcaatcatcatcatcatgatcacTCTCATCACTGAAATACCCAGCtttcttccctttcttcttcGTCTTGTTGTTGTCCAAACCCTCATCATCATTTCTGTTTCTCCCCAGCAACCTTTCACCCGCTTCATCATCCACAACAGAAGCCCAATTATCGTCAAACTGCTCCGCAGCAATCTGACCaccctcctcctcctcctcatcACCTTCCTCCTCCCCATCCCTATCCCTCAGCCCACTAAATCCCCGTCGCGGCTTCTTAGGCTGAGGCCGCGGCCTCGGCCCCAACTGATTCTTAGGACACTCATACGACAAATGACCATGCCCCCCACACTCATAACACAAAGCAGTCTCAGTATTGTACACGCGCTTCCGAATAAACTCCGGAGCACGTCCATTATCAGCAGCAATAGAAGCAGTTAGAGTCCTTCCATTGAGAATCTTCTTATTCATCTCCGCCACGGCGCGTTGGGCGTCATTACGAGAAACGAATTGGACAAACGCGACACCGCGGCTTAGGCGCGTGTGACGGTCTTTGAGAACGGTTACACGCGCGATGCGGCCGAAAGTAGAGAAGAGCGTATGGAGATCGGAGTTTGTTAGGGAGTAATCTAGATTAGAAACGTATAGCGTCGATTTTGATGGTGCTAAGGGTTCACCTGTTCCTCCTATTGATGATCCTTTGTTGTTCGGTTTTGATTGGGGTTGATTACTGGATGTGGTGCCGGTGGTGGTGTTGGGGGTTGAGGACGAAGCGCAGTAGCGGTAGTAGAAAACGTCGTCGTCTTCATCGCTGTCGCTGTGTTTTCGTTTGTGTTTCTTCTTGCTTGACATTTTTTTCGGTTCAGGTTTTTTGTTTCCGGCAACGGCGTTCGGTTTCCGGCGACGGAATTAGTTCTCCGATGCTTCTTTAATCTATAGAGGAAATCTGAGAGTGGAGAGATTCTATAATGCGTTTGAGAAACCCTAGAGAAGTGAAGCGAAACTCCAAGCGGATCTGGACATGGATCCGGATATTTTGGATTGGTTTTATATATGGTTTTATCCATTCTTATTTTTTTATAAGCAGTACTATCCATATGTAAATGGACAACTTGCTCACCGCCAGAGTACTTGTAAAGATAGCATAAAACTAAAAATtattatgttttaatatttttttatttaattggtCAGCCACCCATCTGCatatataaattttaataattttttgttaGTATGATGCTAGATTTTTTAAGACAAAAATTTCTAGTTCGTTagatatacaattttattatattattttagaTTATATTTTAATATCTTAAGATAAATAGAGTTATTGAAATttagcaaaaatagaatagagtgaaatagaaattttattactttattatttGAATAATTAGCGATAAAAACAAAGTAAGTTTTTGATTCTGCTCATATAAAAGAGAAACAATACTGATGGAAAGTGATGAAAATTTTCATTCTGCTCATATTAAAGGGAACAATACTCGTAGAAAGTGATCAATACTAGTAGAAAGTGATGTAATTTTTTATTCCTCATATCTAAGGGAAACAATGCTAATGAAAagtgatgaaatgaaataaaatagaataataaaattttattatacTGGATCTGATTTTAATTAACTCAAACAATGTAATCTTATTCTATTTCATCTCATATCACTTCATATCATCTCATTGCATCAATTTAAGCAAAACCTTAGTCTAATAACTTCAGTTTCACAACATTTAAAAACTCTTATGTAGAATTTGTCCAGAATTGAAGAGGACTCATCTCTTACTAGAAACTCAACAATTAATTTGTTTTCAAAAGTAATGCTTTATTTATACGCTTAGATTATGTTTGGACATCTTAAAATGAAGATATAAGAATAAAAATGAACATAGTGAATCAACAAAATTAGAAGTACATACGATTAAAATGCATCAAAATCGATGACatctttttaaatttattgaactTTTCGCATTAGACTTTTTTCTATTGTATTATTTTTCAACATCATTTAATTTCTAGAACTCATGCATCCTATCCAAAAAAGCAAAGTTCTCACTCAGATGTTTCTTCCTTAAGACGTTCTCTCCATTCTACGAATGTTGGTGGTAGAGGACACCCTCGTTTCAAATAAGCTTGTATAAAATGCATCTTAGTAGCAATCTGTCTAATCAAGACAACCCGGCCATTTAAATTATTTGGAGGGCAACTTAGCAGAGGGAAAACGATTTACGAAAAACTATGTCTTGTAAACTAAACTAAAACTCAGTCATATACATTTGATATAAGATGACTCATTT includes:
- the LOC127135554 gene encoding U11/U12 small nuclear ribonucleoprotein 31 kDa protein — translated: MSSKKKHKRKHSDSDEDDDVFYYRYCASSSTPNTTTGTTSSNQPQSKPNNKGSSIGGTGEPLAPSKSTLYVSNLDYSLTNSDLHTLFSTFGRIARVTVLKDRHTRLSRGVAFVQFVSRNDAQRAVAEMNKKILNGRTLTASIAADNGRAPEFIRKRVYNTETALCYECGGHGHLSYECPKNQLGPRPRPQPKKPRRGFSGLRDRDGEEEGDEEEEEGGQIAAEQFDDNWASVVDDEAGERLLGRNRNDDEGLDNNKTKKKGKKAGYFSDESDHDDDD